Proteins from one Pseudoliparis swirei isolate HS2019 ecotype Mariana Trench chromosome 22, NWPU_hadal_v1, whole genome shotgun sequence genomic window:
- the rhbg gene encoding ammonium transporter Rh type B yields MTDAATSMRLKLPIACFILQIILIILFGVLVQYDHETDAKAWHNQSHSDYDNDFYFRYPSFQDVHVMIFIGFGFLMTFLQRYGFSSVGFNFLVAAFSLQWATLMQGFFHGMHGGKIHIGVESMINADFCTGAVLISFGAVLGKTSPIQLLVMAIFEVTLFAVNEFILLSALGAKDAGGSMTIHTFGAYFGLMVTRVLYRPNLNKSKHRNSSVYHSDLFAMIGTIYLWIFWPSFNSAVTAHGDDQHRTAMNTYYSLAACTLSTYGMSALTAHNGKLDMVHIQNAALAGGVAAGTAGEMMLTPYGSMIVGFLAGIVSVLGFKFLSPVLEDKLKIQDTCGIHNLHGMPGVLGAIVGAVTAAVATTDVYGKGMGDVFPDVASGDIEASFQGVRQVISLAVTLGIALLGGLIVGFILKLPIFGAPPDSICYEDSIYWEVPGDEEDHGEQLTAVTSAEVEKLNA; encoded by the exons ATGACGGACGCGGCGACCAGCATGCGGCTGAAGCTGCCGATCGCCTGCTTCATCCTGCagatcatcctcatcatcctcttcgGCGTTCTGGTGCAGTACGACCACGAGACGGACGCCAAGGCATGGCACAACCAGAGCCACTCCGATTACGACAACGACTTCTACTTCCGCTACCCAA GTTTCCAGGACGTGCACGTGATGATCTTCATCGGCTTCGGCTTCCTCATGACCTTCCTGCAGCGCTACGGCTTCAGCAGCGTGGGCTTCAACTTCCTGGTGGCGGCCTTCTCCCTGCAGTGGGCCACGCTCATGCAGGGCTTCTTCCACGGTATGCACGGAGGCAAGATCCACATCGGGGTGGAGAG CATGATCAACGCCGATTTCTGCACCGGCGCTGTGCTCATCTCCTTCGGAGCCGTTCTGGGTAAGACCAGCCCCATCCAGCTGCTGGTCATGGCCATTTTCGAGGTCACGCTGTTTGCCGTCAATGAGTTCATCCTGCTGTCCGCTCTCGGG GCTAAAGACGCAGGAGGCTCCATGACCATCCACACCTTTGGAGCCTACTTCGGCCTCATGGTGACCCGAGTCCTGTACCGGCCCAACCTGAACAAGAGCAAACACAGGAACAGCTCGGTGTACCACTCTGACCTGTTCGCTATGATCG GTACCATCTACCTGTGGATATTCTGGCCCAGCTTCAACTCTGCCGTCACGGCCCACGGAGACGACCAGCACCGCACGGCCATGAACACCTACTACTCCCTGGCGGCCTGCACCCTGTCCACGTACGGCATGTCCGCCCTCACGGCACACAACGGAAAGCTGGACATG GTGCACATCCAGAACGCCGCGCTGGCCGGCGGCGTCGCCGCGGGAACCGCCGGTGAAATGATGCTGACGCCGTACGGCTCCATGATCGTGGGCTTCCTGGCCGGCATCGTCTCCGTTCTGGGCTTCAAGTTCCTCTCG cCCGTCCTGGAGGACAAGCTGAAGATCCAGGACACCTGCGGGATTCACAACCTGCACGGCATGCCGGGCGTCCTGGGCGCCATCGTGGGCGCCGTCACTGCCGCCGTGGCAACCACAGACGTCTATGGGAAAGG CATGGGAGACGTGTTCCCCGATGTGGCGAGCGGCGACATCGAGGCGTCCTTCCAGGGCGTGCGTCAGGTCATCTCGCTCGCCGTGACCCTCGGCATCGCCCTGCTGGGGGGGCTGATCGTCG GGTTCATCCTGAAGCTGCCCATCTTCGGAGCTCCTCCAGACTCCATCTGCTACGAGGACAGCATCTACTGGGAG gttccgggagacgaggaggaccaCGGCGAGCAGCTGACCGCCGTGACCTCCGCGGAGGTCGAGAAGCTCAacgcttag